CCCTTCAGAGAATATATACCTGTCTTTATCATACATAAAGACTACACAACACACAAAACTAGCATTTCTGTTTACCTTACCCTCCATGTTCTTGAGTAGTTTTCTAATTAGGCTCTCTTGAGTTGAGTTTGGTCCAGCGTATCTGGCAGATAGAACCCCAGGTTCACCATTTAAAGCTTCAACTTCCAGTCCAGAATCTTCGGCTATCACCGGTATTTTGAATAAAGAGTAATAATACTTGGCCTTTATCAGGGCATTCTCAAAAAACGTTCTACCATTTTCCTCCGGCTCTTTAACCTTCTTAAGGTTAGATAAAGACAAAAAACTCACACCTTTAAGAAAACCTGAAAGTATACTCCTTATCTCCTCAAACTTGTGCTTATTCGTTGTTGCTATAAGAATCTTACCAAATTTTAACCTCATAAGTTTTATCTAGAAAATTCACGTCGTAACCATAACTCCTAAAGGTTTTAACTATCCACATCCTTAACCTGTCTTCGTAAACCTTCAGTGAAAGTTGCTGTTTGAAGTTTTGGTCCTGAGTGATCATAGATTTAAATTCCTCTTTTGACAATTCTGTTTCCTCTCTTGATAACAACTTCAAAGCTATTGCGTATTCCTTCCCCTTAAGCTTCAACCCCTTTATAGGATAAGGCAGAGGTTGCCCTAACTTGACATTAGCAATGGGTCCTAAAAACTCCATCGGAAAACCTTCTCTAACAAGAAGATGAAAAGATTTCGGCTGTTCAACAAATTTAGTCGCCTCAGGAACTAGGTATTTTCTAAGCTTATTTTCTGCTAGCTGAACTGCCTGCCTATACTTTTTTTTCTCCACTAGATTACTTATCTCTAAAAATACATCTTCTATTTCTTTCTCTTCCTTAAGTGTTATATTAGCTGGCAATAGAACAGATATAATTATGAAACTGGCTTTCACTGTTTTAAGATTTTGCTTATTCTTTTCATATAACTGCCCTACCATTTCGTTAACTTCTTCTTCAGTAGGGTCTCCAGAAAGATAATTCTTCAGCGTATCCTCAGATGTTACAATTCTGGAGAGAATGTATTGCTGTTTAATCTCTGAAATATAGTCATGCAGAAATAACCTCTCCTTTTTCACTTCTTCCCTAAGTTTTTCATCAGTTATACCAGAGATAATCTTATTATCATCTGGAACTATTACATTTTTCTCCTTTCCTATGAGAAAAACCATCTTCTCAATTATCAATCTCTCCATAATTTCTTTATCCAAAGATTGCAAGTTCCCTACATTAGTCAAACTGCCAGTGACATTACTAATCCTAGAGATAAAAAAGAGTTTTCTCTTTTCAAACTCTAGGAGAGTTATGG
The nucleotide sequence above comes from Brevinematia bacterium. Encoded proteins:
- the rdgB gene encoding RdgB/HAM1 family non-canonical purine NTP pyrophosphatase, producing MRLKFGKILIATTNKHKFEEIRSILSGFLKGVSFLSLSNLKKVKEPEENGRTFFENALIKAKYYYSLFKIPVIAEDSGLEVEALNGEPGVLSARYAGPNSTQESLIRKLLKNMEGKVNRNASFVCCVVFMYDKDRYIFSEGVVRGSISYSPKGNYGFGYDPVFIPQGYDKTFAELGPKLKNQISHRRKALLELVVKLSETNLG